DNA from Flavobacteriales bacterium:
AGACCTGGCACCGCGCCTGAACAAGGTGGACGAACTGGTCCCCTTCTGGGAGAGCAACGTGCTCTTCCTCTTCGACCGCAAGATGGGCAAGGACCAGATCGCCTGCCTGGACATGAGCGATGGCCGCCTGCTATGGGCCACGGACAAGTACCAGAACGTGACCGATGAGAACGTGGTGTACATCCCCGAGCTGGATGGCTTCGCGATCTCGCTGAAGGAGCGCCTGGTGTGGATGATGGCCCGCACCGGCGAGGAGCGCTGGAGCACCGACAAGTTCAAGGGCGTGGTGGGCCAGTACGTGGTCACCGGCGACAACAAGCTGGTGATGGTGAACTTCGTGCCCGGCAACCTGGGGGCCCTCTTCAGCGGTTACAAGAACCAGATCGTCCGGATCGACCTCACCAACGGCAACATCCTGTGGGAGAACACCTACGTGGGCCGCGCCGAACGCAAAGTGATATCCAAGGAGTTCCTCTATGACCTGGACGTGGTGGGCGACAAGGTCTTCCTGCGCATGAACGGCATGCAGGTGTACGACCTGAACACCGGTGCCAACATCTACACCGCGGCCTTCGATTACACCCCGGACAAGCTCGTGGGAGCACCTGCCGGCGCCAAGAAGTTCGGCGTGTACCATGCCGTGGCCGATCCGGTGGTCGTGGGCGACGACCTCTACGTGCTGGACATGAGCAACAAGAAGAGCCAGTACGTGAAGAAGTACGACAAGAACAGCGGCAAGCTGCTGTGGACCAGCCCGGAAATCAAGGAGGCCCGCGCCATCCCGGCCATGTACGTGGTGGGCGACCGTGTGCTGCTGCAGATCGGCGGCAATGTGGAGGCCCAGGCCTACATCTACAAGCGTGAGCCTGACGGCCAGGGCGGCTGGCGCATCACCGAGGAGTGGCGCATCTGGCATCCCAACGTGAAGCCCAACGGCATCCAGGCCTTCAGCACGGCGGATGGCAGCCTGGCATGGGAGAGCGAGCGCTTCAGGAAGGGCATCACAAACGCCGTGGTGGTGGGCGATCAGTTCATCGTGTGCAGCGGCAAGGAACTCTACAGCATGGATATCGCCACCGGGGCCGAGAAATACGCCGTGCCCGTATCCAAAGGCGGCCTTGGCCTCGCCGACCAGATCATGGTGTACAAGGACATGATCGTGGTGATCGGGGACAAGGGCGTAAGCACCTTCAACGCCAAGACCGGCGCACCCGTGGCCATGGGCAAGTACAAGAAGAGCGACCTGGAGGACTTCGAGGGCGACCGCATGATCCTGAAGACTGACAAGGCCGACATCGCCTGCTTCGACCTGGACGATTGCACCTACAAGCAGTTCAATGCTCGCACGGGAGCCATCACCAGCATGAGCACGGACGGCAACTTCGTCTACGTCTACGAGAAGAAGAACGTCACCAAGGTGGGTACGCGATAGGCGGCTTGCACAAAGAGCAGCGCGGGCCGTGGCGGAAGCTGCGGCCCGCGTGGCGTTCAGGGACACGCCTCCGCAGACCCAAGCACACGGTGGATGAAGATGTACTCATCCGCCCCATCGCCCTCCATGGCCGGCCCCATGGCCAGGCTGCACTCCACCTCGATCAACCAGGGATCGCCGCCTTGCTTCACGCTTCGCAGGTAGCGCCGTTCAAGCTCGGCGGTATTCAGGCTGCCCAGCACCTCGCCCTCATCCGTCCATTCCTCGCCACCGGCGCAGGGCCAGCTGAAGGGGGATCCGCAGGGCCTGAAGCTCATGGCATCGGCCATGTAGGTGAATTCGCCACGGAGCCGCATGCGCGGAATCTCATCGCCGATCTCATCCGCCAGCTTCTCCAGGGCCATGCCCGCCGACGCACCCACCCCGTTGATCACATCCATGAAAGCAAGCCCCGTCTCCGTACGCTGGTAGTGGTCAGGCGGGTTTCCACCGTGCTGGAACCGGAGCAGGCCGGTGGCAGGTCCGCCCGGCAGATCGACCGCCTGCCATCTCCCGATCGCCCCTTCCGGCAAGGTGTCCGCCTCACCGCGCCGCTGCCGGATCACGAAGGTGCTGTCGCTCCGCACCCACAGTTGCACGGTCATCCTCCGGTCCTCGCCAAGCGGAAAGGTCCCTTCGTAGTAGCCGGGCCAATCAGCTACCATCCGGGCCGATGCAGTGGTGTCGGCGAGCGCTGCCGCATTCTCCGTGGCCGGGGCGGGATCGGATCCGCATGACACAAGCAAGGCACAAGCGGCAAGCGATCGCAGTGGATGCATGAGGGAAGGATGATGCATCGAAGTTAGGGCGCGACCTTTGGCACCATGGACCCTGTCCTCTCCGCCTTCTACTTCGGCTGCGTGGAGCACTACCACCTGCTGGCCGGCCATCCAAGGGCGATCATCGACATTGGGGAGCACTACGAGCGGCAGAGTTACCGCACCCGCACCCGCATCGTGGGGCCAAACGGGGTGCAGGACCTCAATGTGCGCATTGCCCGCGACCACGGCAAAAAGATGCCCATGCGGTCGGTGGAGCTGAGCTATGCGGAGACCTGGCCCGAGCAGCATCTGCATGCGATCCGCAGTGCCTACGGGAAGACGCCATGGTTCATCCATTACATCGATGACATCGAGGCCGTGCTGATGGCCCGGCACCGGCTCCTCATCGAGCTTGACCTGGCGACGATGCGGCTGGGCATGAAATGGCTGGGGCTGAAGACCGAGGTGGAGGTGAGCAAGGAGTACGTGGGCGCCAGCCGCTCCGCCCCACCTGAGGCGGGCGATGCAGGTCCCGATGCGGCGCTTTCCCACTTGTCCTACAGCCGCTCGCCGTTCGACTTCCGCGCCGCCCTGCACCCGAAGCGGCCCCTCCCGCCTGAACTGAAGGGAGCGCCACCCTACCCGCAGGTATTTGCCGACCGCCATGGCTTCCAGCCCCGCTTGAGCGTCATCGACCTGGTGATGAACACCGGGCCGGAGGCCGCCCGAACCATCCGCAGGCCTTGAGCGGCGGGCGGTCCAGGGCTGATCCGGCCTCGCCGCTCATCCCCGGCGCTTCCGCCGTACCTTCGCCGCACGAGCGCTGTTCAGCAACACTTGATCGGACACCTGATCCGCGCATAGCGGCCCATGCGACCAAGGACCACCTGAGCGGGAGAAACGTTCGGTGCGATACATGGCCACATTCGAGAAGCGCGAGAAAGAGAAGAAACGGCAGCAGAAGAAGGAGGAGAAGGAACGCCGCAAACAGGAACGCAAGGCCAATTCCCCCGGCGGCGGCCTGGAGAACATGATGGCCTATGTGGATGAATTCGGTCGCATCACGGATACACCGCCCGACCCCGCCAAGCGCAAGGAGATCGACATCTCCGAGATCGAGATCGGCGTTCCGCGCCGCGCGCAGGAGGATGAGCAGCCCGCCATCCGCAGCGGCCGGGTCGATTTCTTCGACTCCAGCAAGGGCTTCGGATTCATCCGTGAGGACGGCACGCAGGAGCGCTTCTTCGTGCATGTGAGCCGGGTGGAGGACGCCATCGCAGATGGGGACAAGGTGCGCTTCGAAGTGGAGCGCGGCCCCAAGGGCATGAATGCGGTGAATGTGAAGAAGGCGTGATTGGCAGCAGCCGCTGACCACAAGATCCTGCTGCAGTAGCGATCAATCCCTGATCACGCGCTGCGGCCAAGCACAGCCTGCCGCCTCCGCCCGCGGTGAACAGAGGCCCTGCGGCTAGGCGCTCAGGTCCATGGTGCCACCCGATGATGCGTCTCTGCTTCACCTGCACGCCGGCGGCGCGGAGCAACCGTATTGCAGGCGAGCACTTCGAGGTCGGTGCCCTGACCTGGCCATGCAGGCAGCCATGATGCGCCATGCAGGAAGCGGGCGACTGCAGTTGGCACCCATCCCAATCGCGAATCCGATATCGCCCAAGGCTGCATTCGAACCCGGAAGGGCACGAACAGGCTGGGAGGCTGGGCGCTGCGGCTGCCAGCGTGCGGGGATACCTTCGCACCATGGTCCGCTCCTGCCTCGCCGCTGCATTCACGATCTCCGCGATCCAATCATGCGCGCAGCCGCGCGCCAACATCGCCGGCCCGGACCAGTTCATCTGCGGCACAGCCACCTCCATGAACGCACAGCCCTTGGCTGCGCTTGAAACCGGCCAATGGTCCGTGCTGCAGGGCAGCGCGCAGTTCAGCGACATCGGCTCACCTGCCACCCCGGTCACGGGGCTGTCCTTGGGCGAGAACATCCTCCGCTGGACCGTGCTCTCGCCAACGGGCACGGAAACGGACCTGGTTTCCATCTGGTGCTACAGCAGCGCCATGCCCTCGGCGGACGCCGGACCCGACCAGACCGTTCCGCCTTGGCCCGGCGCTGTCCAACTGAATGGCTCCACCCCGGTTGCGCCGGCCACCTGCCTTTGGACGCTAGTATCCGGCAGCGGCATCTTCAGCGACCCCTCTGACCCGCAGGCGACGTTCTCCGCGCCTGCCATAGGAACCAACGTGCTGCAATGGAGCTGCGACAACGGCCCCTGCGGCCAGAGTTCAGATGCCGTGGTGATCGAAGGCGTCGTGGGCATCGATGATGCGAACGCCCCGATGGCGGCCATCCGGTACGATGCCCAGCAGCATGCACTCGTGATCACGGGTGCCCGCGAAGCGATGGACCTGGTGATCCATGATGCGCAAGGCCGTGAGGTGCGTTCCGTGCGCACGCCCGCCGGAGCGGGCCTCTGGAAACTGGATGACCTGCCGGACGGCGTGTACGTGGCGTCCGCTTCAACGAACGTGCGGCGCATCACGCTGCGGTTCGCGGCCACCCATTGAACATGCACGAACCCTAGAGCCCATGAAACTCCGCCACGCCCTCTCCTTCCTCAGCCTGATGGCCACCACCGCCTGCCTCGCGCAGAATGACAATGTCATCGATGTGGCGGTGCCGCAGAGGGAGGAGGCGCACGACCCCAATGAACCGTTCACCTTGGTAGAGGTTATGCCCGAATACCCTGGCGGGCAGGACGCCATGTTCGCGTACATCGGCAATACGCTGAAGTACCCGAAGGAGGCCATGGAGAAAGGCATCCAAGGAACCGTCATCGTGAACTTCGTGGTGGAGCGCGATGGCAGCGTCAACGAGGTGAAGACGCTCCGCGGCATCGGTGGCGGATGCGATGAGGAGGCCGTGCGCGTGGTGCGGGGCATGCCCAACTGGAAGCCCGGAAAGCAGCGCGGCGAGGCGGTGCGGGTGAAGTACAACCTGCCGATCCGGTACAAGCTGACCGGGTCACAGCAGAAGTAGCGCCCCATCCGAGGGCGGCGGGGTTCCGCAGACGGCCAAGAGGGCCGGGAAATCGATTGACGCCGCTGTTTCCGGACCGCCACGTAGCGTGTCCTCCGGTTGGACGCTCCTTCAGCACAAGGGCATGGACCGCATGCTCTGTTACGCGGGGTTCACCCGTTGCTCGCCGTAGCCGGGACACGCAGATGGTTCCATACCCACGAAAGTGGATATCCGACCAGGCATTGGAGTTCGCAGTTTTCGGCGCTCAACAATCCGGACACGATCGCCATGCGCATTCCTCTGCTGCTCACCGCCCTCCTGACCGCCACCCTTGCTGTGCGCGCCCAACAGATCGGAGCCGGAGCCTATTGGTCCATGGCCACCTGTGGCAATGCGGTGCTGCACTCCTGGGGCAGCAACATCTATGGCCAACTGGGCGACAGCACCAGCACCGGGCATTACACTGCGGCGCCGGTGCATGGCTTGCTCGAAGTGGTGGACATGCAGGGCGGTTTCGGACATACCGTGGCGCTCGCGGCCAATTCCACCGTGTGGTGCTGGGGCCGCAACGACGCGGGCGGCCTTGGCGACGGCACCACCAACAGCAGCAGCATCCCAGTCCAGGTACCCGGCTTGGATGGCGTCATAGCGATCGCGGCAGGCGACATGTTCTCCGCCGCCCTCAAGGCCGATGGAACCCTGTGGACCTGGGGCGAGAACAACTACGGACAGCTGGGCACCGGCATTCCCGGCAACTCCTCGGTTCCCGCCCAAGCGAACCTCACGGGCGTTACCGCCATGGCTGCCGGCAATGGCCACCTGCTCGTGCTACTTGCCAACGGCACCGTGTGGGGCTGGGGCCTGAACGATAACCACCAGCTCGGTGCCGGTCTGGGCGCACCCATCGTTGCCGACACCGCCCTGCAGGCCGTTGGGCTCGACCAGGTGGTGGCCATTTCGGCCGGGCGGTACAGCTTCAATGCGGCCTTGCGTGCCGATGGCACCATATGGACCTGGGGCTACAACCAGTGGGGCCAGCTGGGCAACGGAGGCAATATCACCGGCGACACTCCCGCACAAGTGCCGGGCCTCACAAACATCGTATCCATCGCCCGGCAAGGGGGCCAGGGGCATATGTGCGCTGTGCGCGACGACGGCACTGTATGGTCATGGGGCTACAACCTGGCCGGCCAACTGGGCAACGGCGCCAACTCCGACAGCAACGTCCCTGTGCAGGTCGGCGACATCTCGGATGTGGTGGCGGTGACCTGCGGCATGAGCCATGCGCTGGCCTTGAAGGCAGACGGCACCACCTGGGCCTGGGGTAGCAGCGATTGGGGCCAGCTGGGCTATGGTGGCTTGGTCGCCAGCTATGTGCCTGTGGCGGTCAGCGGCATCTGCGCGGGAACGACGGAGATCAGGGAGCCGGAGGCCCCCGGCGCGCTATCCGTCTTCCCCAACCCTGCAAGCGGCATCATCCGGCTGCGGACCGAGCAACGACCCGGCAGCACCGGGGCGATCCACGATGCCTTGGGGGCCAAGGTGATGGACCTGACGGCTGCGCAGCTAAGCGGATCCGATGCCATCGATGTATCGGGGTTGCAGGCAGGCACCTACCTCCTGCGCGCCATTGACCCGAGCGGCTCGGCTGCTGCGCGGGTCGTGGTGCAATAAGGTCGGGCTCCCCCCTATGCAGGAACCCCGCGCGCGGAGGCCCGTGCCGCTTACGGCCTACTTTCGCTGCATTCAGCACTTGGACAAACCCATGTGCAGCGATGTGACGCATGGCTGAGAAGATCGATATCGAAGTGTCCCGCAATGAGGACCACAACAAGCTCCTCGTCTCCGCACTCCACGCGCGCCTGAAGAAGGTCCACCTCGGCGGCGGCGAGAAACGCATCGAGAAGCTGAAGGCCGACGGCAAGATGACCGCCCGCGAGCGCATCGACGCGCTGCTGGACAAGGGCGCGCCCCGCATCGAGATCGGCGCCTTTGCGGCCGATGGCATGTACACCGAACACGGTGGCGCCCCCAGCGCGGGCGTGGTGGTGGTGATCGGCTACGTGAGCAAGCGCCAGTGCATCGTGGTGGCCAACGACGCCACCGTGAAGGCCGGCGCCTGGTTCCCCATGACGGGCAAGAAGAACCTGCGCGCGCAGGAGATCGCCATCGAGAACCGCCTGCCCATCATCTACCTGGTGGACAGCGCCGGCGTGTACCTACCCATGCAGGACGAGATCTTCCCCGACAAGGAGCACTTCGGCCGGATCTTCCGCAACAACGCGGTGATGAGCTCCATGGGCATCACGCAGATCGCCGCCGTGATGGGCAGCTGCGTGGCCGGCGGCGCCTACCTGCCCATCATGAGCGACGAGGCCCTGATCGTGGAGAAGACCGGCAGCATCTTCCTCGCGGGCAGCTACCTGGTGAAAGCCGCCATCGGCGAGGACATCGACAACGAGACCCTCGGCGGGGCCACCACCCACAGCGAGATCAGCGGCGTGACCGACTACAAGTGCAAGGACGATGCGGACTGCCTGAAGAAGATCCGCGCCATCATGGACAAGCTCGGCAAGCCGAAGGACGCGGGGTTCAGTCGCGAAAAGCCCGCCGCGCCCAAGGCCGATCCCAAGGAGATCTACGGGATCATCCCCGCCGACCGCGCCAAGCCCTACGACATGCGCGAGGTGATCGCGCGCCTGGTGGACGACAGCGAGTACACCGAGTACAAGGAAGGCTTCGGCCAGAGCATCATCACCGCCTACGCCCGCATCGACGGCTGGGCCGTAGGCATCGTGGCCAACCAGCGCAAGGTGGTGAAGAGCAAAAAGGGCGAGATGCAGTTCGGCGGCGTGATCTACAGCGACAGTGCGGACAAGGCCACGCGCTTCATCGCCAACTGCAACCAAAAGAACATCCCGCTGGTCTTCCTGCAGGACGTCACCGGCTTCATGGTGGGCAGCCGCAGCGAGCACGGCGGCATCATCAAGGACGGCGCGAAGCTGGTGAACGCCGTGAGCAACAGCTTGGTGCCCAAGTTCACCGTGATCGTGGGCAACAGCTACGGCGCCGGCAACTACGCCATGTGCGGCAAGGCCTACGACCCGCGCCTCATCGTGGGCTGGCCCAGCGCCCAGGTGGCCGTGATGGGCGGCGACCAGGCCGCCAAGGTGCTGCTGCAGATCGAGGTGGCCGCCCTCAAAGGCCGCGGCGAAGAGATCACCAAGGAGCGCGAGGCCGAGATCCTCGGCAAGATCCGCGCGAAGTACGAGGAGAGCATGAGCCCTTATTACGCGGCAGCACGGCTGTGGCTGGATGCGATCATTGATCCGTTGGAGACAAGGACGTGGATATCGATGGGGATAGAGGCGGCGAGCCAGAGTCCGGCGACGCGGGAGTTCAATATGGGGGTGTTGCAGACCTAGAAGGAATGGAACTGACCCGCGCTGAAGAGCTCGACCTTTCGCGCCAATTCGGCTTCTATGTGATAGAGCGCGAAGATCGCTTCGAGGCGGTCAGCTATTTCCACATCGGCAGGCAGGACAATTGGGGCATGTACCTCATTCTTGCCCTTGCACTCTTCCCAGTCCATCAGATGATCTATAACGAGGACCTGGTCGTGCGCATCTTCTGCGGGATCCTCGGCATCGGCCTTGGTGGCTTTGCTCTGCTTGGTTTGCTCAAGCAGGCGACCGACCAACTGGTGGTCACCAAGGACCGGATCACCTTCCGCAACAGCCTTGTGCGAAGGTCCTTGCCGGTCGAAAAGGACATGAAGATCCAGATGCGAACTGACCGGCTGGTATCGCGCCGAGGGCAGCCCCACCTCTACGTGAACCTGTGGCTTGTAACTCCCACAAGGGAACATCGCATCTTTGACTTCAGCAGTCACGAGAAGGATCGCATCCTCCTGGAAAGGCTTGGAAAGCAGATGCGCGCCACGATCAACCGCCACATCCAATGACCATCGGCAAGATCCGCAGCAAGCTTCATAGTCCCGCCTTAGCGGGATACGAGGAGAGTATGAGTCCCTACTACGCGGCGGCGCGGCTGTGGCTGGATGCGATCATCGATCCGTTGGAGACGAGGACGTGGATCAGCATGGGAATCCAGGCGGCGAGCCAGAGCCCGGCGACGCGGGAGTTCAACATGGGAGTACTTCAGACCTGATCGCCATGGACAATCCCAACATTCCCACGGAAAAGGAGCGAGCCTATTTCGCTATGCTGGAATACCTCCACGCCTATTGGGAGCGCGGTCAATCGGCCGAAGTTGGAGGTATGCTAGGTGACATGCATTTCGTTCCTGGAGGCACCACGATGGATGCAGCTTGTTGGGAAGACTGGAACCATGCTTGGAAAAAGTCGGAAGGCAAGGCGAAAGCAGACTATCTTCTCAAGTTGCGCAAATGACCTTGATCAGCATGGGGTAGAGGCGGCGAGCCATAGCCCGGCGATGCGGGAGTTCAATATGATGGTGTTGCGGACATGATGACGTGGCTTAGACGGATCATCGTCGCATTGCCTCTGGCTGTAATCGCCATGCTCTTTCTTGCCGTGATCGCCGGTGCGTTGTTCTTCTTGGTCATGTTTGATTGAGGTTTGGGCGTGCCCCGGCTCAGATCGCCG
Protein-coding regions in this window:
- a CDS encoding PQQ-binding-like beta-propeller repeat protein; translation: MKHLLITGSLLCATGLLAQEDMPTMWETKLEHRIEHTGTGTEERGYSYAASEKEITVFDNKTGATRWTGRFKDLAPRLNKVDELVPFWESNVLFLFDRKMGKDQIACLDMSDGRLLWATDKYQNVTDENVVYIPELDGFAISLKERLVWMMARTGEERWSTDKFKGVVGQYVVTGDNKLVMVNFVPGNLGALFSGYKNQIVRIDLTNGNILWENTYVGRAERKVISKEFLYDLDVVGDKVFLRMNGMQVYDLNTGANIYTAAFDYTPDKLVGAPAGAKKFGVYHAVADPVVVGDDLYVLDMSNKKSQYVKKYDKNSGKLLWTSPEIKEARAIPAMYVVGDRVLLQIGGNVEAQAYIYKREPDGQGGWRITEEWRIWHPNVKPNGIQAFSTADGSLAWESERFRKGITNAVVVGDQFIVCSGKELYSMDIATGAEKYAVPVSKGGLGLADQIMVYKDMIVVIGDKGVSTFNAKTGAPVAMGKYKKSDLEDFEGDRMILKTDKADIACFDLDDCTYKQFNARTGAITSMSTDGNFVYVYEKKNVTKVGTR
- a CDS encoding WbqC family protein — protein: MDPVLSAFYFGCVEHYHLLAGHPRAIIDIGEHYERQSYRTRTRIVGPNGVQDLNVRIARDHGKKMPMRSVELSYAETWPEQHLHAIRSAYGKTPWFIHYIDDIEAVLMARHRLLIELDLATMRLGMKWLGLKTEVEVSKEYVGASRSAPPEAGDAGPDAALSHLSYSRSPFDFRAALHPKRPLPPELKGAPPYPQVFADRHGFQPRLSVIDLVMNTGPEAARTIRRP
- a CDS encoding cold shock domain-containing protein; protein product: MATFEKREKEKKRQQKKEEKERRKQERKANSPGGGLENMMAYVDEFGRITDTPPDPAKRKEIDISEIEIGVPRRAQEDEQPAIRSGRVDFFDSSKGFGFIREDGTQERFFVHVSRVEDAIADGDKVRFEVERGPKGMNAVNVKKA
- a CDS encoding energy transducer TonB, encoding MKLRHALSFLSLMATTACLAQNDNVIDVAVPQREEAHDPNEPFTLVEVMPEYPGGQDAMFAYIGNTLKYPKEAMEKGIQGTVIVNFVVERDGSVNEVKTLRGIGGGCDEEAVRVVRGMPNWKPGKQRGEAVRVKYNLPIRYKLTGSQQK
- a CDS encoding T9SS type A sorting domain-containing protein; this translates as MRIPLLLTALLTATLAVRAQQIGAGAYWSMATCGNAVLHSWGSNIYGQLGDSTSTGHYTAAPVHGLLEVVDMQGGFGHTVALAANSTVWCWGRNDAGGLGDGTTNSSSIPVQVPGLDGVIAIAAGDMFSAALKADGTLWTWGENNYGQLGTGIPGNSSVPAQANLTGVTAMAAGNGHLLVLLANGTVWGWGLNDNHQLGAGLGAPIVADTALQAVGLDQVVAISAGRYSFNAALRADGTIWTWGYNQWGQLGNGGNITGDTPAQVPGLTNIVSIARQGGQGHMCAVRDDGTVWSWGYNLAGQLGNGANSDSNVPVQVGDISDVVAVTCGMSHALALKADGTTWAWGSSDWGQLGYGGLVASYVPVAVSGICAGTTEIREPEAPGALSVFPNPASGIIRLRTEQRPGSTGAIHDALGAKVMDLTAAQLSGSDAIDVSGLQAGTYLLRAIDPSGSAAARVVVQ
- a CDS encoding acyl-CoA carboxylase subunit beta; amino-acid sequence: MDIEVSRNEDHNKLLVSALHARLKKVHLGGGEKRIEKLKADGKMTARERIDALLDKGAPRIEIGAFAADGMYTEHGGAPSAGVVVVIGYVSKRQCIVVANDATVKAGAWFPMTGKKNLRAQEIAIENRLPIIYLVDSAGVYLPMQDEIFPDKEHFGRIFRNNAVMSSMGITQIAAVMGSCVAGGAYLPIMSDEALIVEKTGSIFLAGSYLVKAAIGEDIDNETLGGATTHSEISGVTDYKCKDDADCLKKIRAIMDKLGKPKDAGFSREKPAAPKADPKEIYGIIPADRAKPYDMREVIARLVDDSEYTEYKEGFGQSIITAYARIDGWAVGIVANQRKVVKSKKGEMQFGGVIYSDSADKATRFIANCNQKNIPLVFLQDVTGFMVGSRSEHGGIIKDGAKLVNAVSNSLVPKFTVIVGNSYGAGNYAMCGKAYDPRLIVGWPSAQVAVMGGDQAAKVLLQIEVAALKGRGEEITKEREAEILGKIRAKYEESMSPYYAAARLWLDAIIDPLETRTWISMGIEAASQSPATREFNMGVLQT